The following are encoded in a window of Plasmodium vivax chromosome 10, whole genome shotgun sequence genomic DNA:
- a CDS encoding G-protein coupled receptor, putative (encoded by transcript PVX_079975A) yields MEGSGRYISNAYLEEFTESDSDEQTIRRKINEYAFKLNNEMERHSSQSIYCGLGGILYMDIILYESSDDYTFLQFGNNIVKRINSYRGKDTVSFLEGPSGLYSLASVLHYYLENHSSVDTYIQFLVTYLRDKKEELVSMSGECELLYGKCGCMYSFLFCRNIWIKSDHRHTILQSLYIIMTSIFEYGLLKGSTMWNVTSLSLYFEWHEQIYLGAAHGYAGIFLVLYKMIMFFHHNLKELCEALLGVDSIAIPEVDEAKYKRCRSNTMEKLNEYLFLIFQVTDEIMNLYLTEDCNVYSSIKKNKSQKKNDTLVQWCHGNVGFVILIIELLKCPFAPNYFVNKYSKRYLEKMGLLIWERGLLFKGMGLCHGIAGNGIAFLYLYKHTGERRWYIKALKYALFCIKYFDRFYGVPDRPNSLFEGYAGLVVFLNFVLRPDSTYFPAYDTPPDLPPMLRSLDWDSGAPFNVLPSA; encoded by the coding sequence ATGGAGGGCAGCGGTAGGTACATTTCAAACGCCTATTTGGAGGAGTTCACCGAATCGGACAGTGACGAGCAGACGATAAGGAGGAAGATAAACGAGTATGCCTTTAAGCTAAACAACGAAATGGAACGTCACTCGAGCCAGTCTATATATTGTGGGTTGGGTGGAATCCTCTACATGGATATCATCCTCTACGAAAGTAGCGAcgattatacatttttacagTTTGGAAATAACATAGTAAAGAGAATTAATTCGTACCGAGGGAAAGACACAGTCAGTTTTCTAGAGGGACCGAGCGGATTATACAGTTTGGCTAGCGTCCTGCATTACTATTTGGAAAATCATTCAAGTGTAGACACGTATATACAATTCTTGGTGACCTATTTGAGGGATAAGAAGGAGGAACTGGTCTCCATGAGTGGAGAGTGTGAATTGCTGTATGGAAAATGTGGCTGCATGTattccttcctcttctgtAGAAATATATGGATCAAATCAGACCATAGGCACACCATATTGCAGAGTCTGTATATCATTATGACATCTATATTTGAATATGGCTTGTTAAAAGGTTCCACCATGTGGAACGTGACATCATTGTCGCTCTACTTTGAATGGCATGAGCAGATATACCTCGGTGCTGCCCATGGGTATGCAGGTATTTTCCTCGTGCTGTACAAAATGATCATGTTTTTTCATCACAATTTGAAAGAGCTATGCGAAGCGTTGCTGGGAGTTGACAGCATCGCCATCCCAGAGGTCGATGAGGCAAAATACAAACGGTGTAGAAGTAACACCATGGAAAAGCTTAACGAATACCTGTTCTTAATATTTCAAGTAACGGACGAAATTATGAATTTATACCTTACGGAGGATTGTAACGTTTATTCTTctattaagaaaaataaatcgcaaaaaaaaaatgacacgtTAGTTCAGTGGTGCCATGGGAATGTCGGCTTCgtcattttaataattgaGTTGTTGAAATGCCCTTTTGCCCCCAACTATTTCGTCAATAAGTATAGCAAAAgatatttggaaaaaatgggtctTCTCATATGGGAACGAGGGTTACTATTTAAAGGGATGGGACTCTGCCACGGAATAGCAGGAAATGGGATTGCTTTTTTGTACCTTTATAAACATACGGGCGAGAGGAGGTGGTACATTAAAGCTTTGAAGTATGCCCTCTTCTGTATCAAATATTTTGACCGCTTTTACGGCGTGCCTGACAGGCCCAACTCGCTCTTCGAGGGGTACGCGGGGTTGGTTGTGTTCCTCAATTTTGTCCTCAGACCCGACTCGACTTACTTCCCCGCCTACGACACCCCCCCCGACTTGCCCCCAATGCTGCGCTCGCTGGACTGGGACTCCGGCGCGCCCTTCAACGTCCTCCCCTCGGCGTGA
- a CDS encoding hypothetical protein, conserved (encoded by transcript PVX_079970A) — translation MRTASVNGPPTTPAGGNREMVECRRICANHGVKAVCIIDRELLCVSFGNTIKIINVTTVDVLLQCAASTSSNIYGLTFQRRSKNGGILIAHGVHKIYCYILNISPDGKSCSLKLVTKYCTNKWILRAKFLLPIYESIGERYYEANVKGTSAPTDNRNVVLLCLSNGSIVLLHIYRGISSRKYKFRGIHLLYSADISINEKKKVYQIEVAGGTPFNKILLWNFKLSKNKKIVKFCLPKKITPLEHTQELSGHRGIIFKVKFFAKRKYVGSVSDDREGRIWRRMCVEVQKEPPIMNSQRGSELIERKSGHAHAHHHCRNHHRYRYRYHCVRVLTGHDARIWDIDMGVLNKRIYFMTCSEDSTCIVYEKGKPQNHFQFVNNDGSTVRCICFHAPLGVIISGSDNGTVHVRSLSGGVSNNGAATASSGGPPKGCTQKSAAQITNGDSACRGGHSQRDRTDDIHMAVSQRVNRTGDEIISNVNQLTCKKESNPCDQLPSDSGKQYTYAKDLVEQNDSIHFVVDYLEEKLKRSNDWIRSVSHVNLHDIIISTNAGRIYIFKTKDTNKIEVLLIYEEEKKNYLLTCLAFHGLNYICLGFSNGFCCFIFLKNENAPNEVINSGEQNKELTYFKCFDHRISEMCLVPLAGVNYDMLISPGGYDNVENVLHAWVKKEVEGGGASDGSCSRSRYNTDDPHATGSFYQIVYNHEVDSHQHRGAIPHNAQSESSVAPVRALLLAVFDHTGAVQMFSVQKAGHKGEVNKDEVNKGEVNEVARTDIDVKNKKSKIISVNYLMKQKRNKMGIIFLVGDEYGCIFIIYVKIPIEQNSGGLFYHFTNSLIKSKHKLRVHSNRKVFDIKIIDGFVYSSGQNGQIVKHQLYKDGSGVYTLYKLCLIKVGFYTSIYKLLPMSVGREGAPHGGEEVGQDEEADHAGNVKCKPHGHSLPRANATLQSCTAPTHSEEENTQNMFICCFKEKQFVLYDLRNKVEYLSVDCGGFRRPLSIFTKSSPGLMKAFSFCFCKEKNVHFSVKQLCSSQQRATVPYEQIYINAGFHSKNVSCVLWVNKRYLCTCSEDGTIKVVQVKKYCAAKWKRKCSLKGGANTNWGNNTGGKSKGALGTPPKEDKQDGRPSSRIIDGRDFSPGKKYYSPFTGASLKRTHTNAPPRKSPINLLNHRMDIIQNVYNHSEPIFYTCFLESPFHHFKKLKLLTSVGAKNSINIFYLFMDAQNVPIIYHVEKVRGRKFSSDLRFLSVQGRYRVLTTDGNKHLIRVDLFVGTSLGLILHYAGEYEFAHYENIIFSKVVQLAHLVCSYNLGSTILALNLTDVFLSDFSAYSGMHDGSDPLPSCLSQKRVSLGNAAARETIDGEEAENCEGATAPPSNNVEEEPQRVSRGPPNEQLFQSKRKGSKTFRGSILCCGLNNGEVHFYHFGKQLVPLLEKVQLHQNGINKICVKRKKDTLEVFTCGDDQSLNVLTVKICLPEEAVLNGEPNRIHLSVVQRSSFTNAHLSSIRSLALFSHFVASVSWDQYISIWSVTRDKNENVFLKREKKIKMAVYDVSCLNVYVIRKKPIPKRESPNGEPPPHCLPIGRVKKGSKRSSVPPGASRNRVYLTVAGSNGSLELFCLNVAA, via the coding sequence ATGCGAACCGCATCGGTAAACGGCCCGCCCACAACGCCAGCAGGAGGAAACCGCGAAATGGTCGAGTGCAGACGAATATGCGCGAACCACGGTGTGAAGGCAGTGTGCATAATCGATAGAGAACTCCTGTGCGTCTCCTTTGGgaatacaataaaaataataaacgtAACAACTGTAGATGTGCTCCTACAATGTGCAGCCTCAACCAGCAGCAACATCTACGGACTGACCTTCCAAAGGAGGTCCAAAAATGGTGGCATATTAATCGCCCATGGGGtgcataaaatttattgctacattttaaatatctCTCCAGATGGTAAGTCCTGCTCTCTAAAACTTGTTACTAAGTATTGCACCAACAAATGGATACTACGGGCAAAGTTTTTGCTCCCAATTTATGAAAGCATCGGTGAGAGATACTACGAAGCGAATGTGAAAGGAACGAGTGCCCCGACGGATAACCGCAATGTGGTTCTCCTCTGCCTAAGCAATGGTAGCATCGTACTACTGCACATTTACAGAGGGATCAGCTCGAGGAAATATAAGTTCAGAGGAATACACCTCCTATACAGTGCAGACATTTCcattaatgagaaaaaaaaagtgtaccaAATTGAGGTAGCTGGGGGAACCCCTTTcaacaaaatattattatggaATTTCAAAttgagcaaaaataaaaaaattgtaaaattttgcCTTCCCAAAAAAATCACGCCCTTAGAACATACTCAAGAATTATCTGGGCACAGAGGAATCATTTTTAAGGTCAagttttttgcaaagcggaAATATGTTGGCTCCGTCTCGGATGACAGAGAGGGGCGCATATGGAGACGGATGTGTGTAGAAGTGCAAAAGGAACCCCCCATTATGAACTCACAAAGAGGCAGCGAGTTGATCGAGCGAAAAAGCGGCCACGCTCACGCCCACCACCACTGCCGCAACCACCACCGCTACCGCTACCGTTACCACTGCGTTAGGGTACTCACTGGGCACGACGCCCGCATTTGGGACATCGACATGGGGGTGCTCAACAAGCGGATTTACTTCATGACGTGCAGCGAAGACTCCACTTGCATCGTCtacgaaaaagggaagcccCAGAATCACTTCCAATTCGTCAACAATGATGGAAGCACCGTCAGATGCATCTGCTTCCACGCACCTTTGGGGGTGATCATTTCGGGGAGTGACAATGGCACTGTGCATGTCAGGTCCCTGTCGGGGGGGGTTAGCAACAATGGTGCCGCTACTGCTTCGAGTGGGGGTCCCCCAAAGGGGTGCACTCAAAAGAGCGCTGCGCAAATAACGAATGGCGACAGCGCGTGCAGGGGTGGCCACTCCCAAAGGGACCGCACTGATGACATCCACATGGCTGTCTCCCAAAGGGTGAACCGCACCGGCGATGAAATCATTTCCAACGTTAATCAGCTGACgtgcaaaaaggagagtaaCCCCTGTGACCAGTTACCAAGCGACTCGGGCAAACAGTACACATATGCAAAGGACCTGGTGGAGCAAAACGACTCCATCCATTTTGTAGTCGACTACCTGGAGGAAAAACTGAAAAGGAGCAACGACTGGATCCGGTCTGTAAGCCACGTAAATTTACACGACATAATAATCAGCACCAATGCAGGACGCATATACATCTTTAAAACGAAAGacacaaataaaattgaagtgTTGTTAATTtatgaggaggaaaaaaaaaactacttgTTGACGTGCCTGGCTTTTCACGGCTTGAATTATATATGCCTCGGATTTAGCAACGGATTCtgttgcttcatttttttaaaaaatgaaaatgctcCAAATGAGGTGATAAATTCGGGTGAACAGAACAAGGAGCTAACTTATTTTAAGTGCTTCGACCACCGCATCAGTGAGATGTGTTTGGTCCCCCTGGCAGGTGTGAATTACGACATGTTGATTTCCCCTGGGGGGTATGACAATGTAGAAAACGTTTTGCACGCTTgggtgaagaaggaggtggagggggggggagcctCCGATGGGAGCTGCAGTAGAAGCCGATACAACACTGATGACCCCCACGCAACGGGCAGCTTCTACCAAATTGTGTATAACCACGAGGTGGACTCGCACCAACACAGAGGAGCAATCCCACACAACGCGCAGAGCGAAAGCAGCGTGGCACCCGTCCGTGCGTTACTCCTAGCCGTTTTTGACCACACGGGGGCAGTTCAAATGTTCAGCGTGCAGAAGGCTGGGCACAAAGGCGAAGTTAACAAAGACGAAGTTAACAAAGGCGAAGTTAACGAAGTCGCGCGGACAGACATCGACGTGAAGAATAAGAAATCCAAAATAATCTCGGTGAACTACCTcatgaagcaaaaaaggaacaaaatgggcATCATATTTCTCGTGGGCGACGAATATGGGTGTATCTTCATCATCTATGTGAAGATACCCATTGAGCAAAATTCAGGGGGGCTGTTTTACCACTTTACTAATTCCCTTATCAAATCGAAGCATAAATTACGTGTGCATAGCAACAGAAAAGTGTTTGACATTAAGATAATCGATGGGTTTGTTTACTCCTCTGGGCAGAATGGGCAAATCGTCAAGCACCAGCTGTATAAGGATGGAAGCGGCGTGTATACCCTCTACAAGCTGTGCTTAATCAAAGTGGGTTTTTACACCTCCATTTATAAGTTGCTGCCCATGTCCGTTGGCAGGGAGGGGGCTCCACAtgggggtgaagaagtgggACAGGATGAAGAAGCTGATCACGCGGGAAACGTAAAATGCAAACCCCATGGACACTCCCTACCACGCGCCAACGCCACCCTGCAGAGCTGCACTGCGCCCACGCACagtgaagaggaaaacacGCAGAACATGTTCATCTGCTGCTTTAAGGAAAAACAGTTCGTCCTGTACGATTTGCGAAACAAAGTGGAATACCTGTCCGTGGACTGCGGTGGTTTCAGACGCCCCCTCAGCATCTTCACGAAATCTTCCCCAGGTTTGATGAAAGCATTTTCCTTCTGCTTTTGCAAAGAGAAGAATGTCCATTTTAGTGTAAAACAGTTGTGTAGCAGTCAGCAGAGGGCCACCGTGCCGTACGAGCAGATATACATCAACGCGGGGTTCCACTCCAAAAATGTTTCCTGCGTTCTGTGGGTAAATAAAAGGTATTTATGCACATGTTCTGAGGATGGAACGATAAAGGTTGTTCAGGTGAAGAAGTACTGTGCggcgaaatggaaaaggaagtgTTCCTtaaaggggggagcaaacACCAATTGGGGGAACAACACAGGTGGCAAATCGAAAGGAGCGCTCGGCACTCCCCCCAAGGAGGACAAACAGGACGGTAGACCATCTAGCAGGATAATTGACGGCAGGGATTTTTCACCCGGGAAAAAGTATTACTCCCCCTTCACCGGTGCATCACTGAAAAGGACACATACAAATGCACCCCCCAGGAAAAGCCCGATTAACCTCCTAAATCACCGAATGGACATCATCCAAAATGTGTACAACCACAGTGAGCCCATATTCTACACGTGCTTCTTGGAGAGCCCCtttcaccattttaaaaaattaaaactgcTAACCAGCGTTGGAGCGAAAAACTCGATCAACATTTTTTACCTATTTATGGATGCTCAAAATGTGCCAATAATTTATCATGTAGAAAAGGTACGAGGTAGGAAGTTCTCCAGCGATTTGCGCTTCCTCTCTGTGCAGGGGAGGTACCGTGTGTTAACCACCGACGGAAATAAACACCTCATTAGGGTGGATCTATTCGTTGGCACATCACTTGGGCTTATACTTCACTACGCAGGCGAATATGAATTTGCTCATTATgagaatattattttttccaaagttgTGCAGCTGGCCCATTTGGTATGCTCATACAATTTGGGTAGCACCATTTTGGCTTTAAATTTAACGGACGTTTTTTTGAGTGATTTTTCGGCATACAGTGGGATGCACGATGGAAGTGATCCACTACCAAGTTGCCTTTCCCAAAAAAGGGTTTCACTTGGCAACGCTGCAGCTAGGGAGACGATTgacggggaagaagcggaaaatTGTGAAGGTGCAACTGCCCCCCCGAGTAACAACGTGGAAGAGGAACCACAGCGAGTAAGCCGCGGCCCTCCGAATGAGCAGCTTTTCCAAAGCAAACGGAAGGGGAGTAAAACATTCCGGGGGAGTATCCTCTGCTGCGGGTTAAACAACGGAGAGGTTCACTTCTACCATTTTGGCAAACAGCTAGTGCCGCTGCTGGAGAAGGTGCAGCTGCATCAGAAtggaataaacaaaatatgcgttaagaggaagaaggacacGTTAGAGGTATTCACCTGCGGGGATGATCAGTCCTTAAATGTGCTCACTGTGAAAATTTGTCTCCCCGAAGAAGCTGTGCTAAATGGAGAGCCTAACCGTATACACCTGTCAGTTGTACAAAGGAGCAGTTTTACCAACGCGCATTTATCCTCCATCAGATCCTTGGCCCTCTTCTCCCATTTCGTGGCAAGCGTCTCCTGGGATCAGTACATCTCCATTTGGAGCGTGACAAGGGACAAGaatgaaaatgttttcttaaaaagggaaaagaaaatcaaaatggCTGTCTATGACGTTTCGTGCTTAAATGTGTATGTAATTAGGAAAAAGCCAATCCCCAAAAGGGaatcaccaaatggggaaccTCCTCCCCATTGTCTACCAATTGGCAGAGTGAAGAAGGGGTCAAAACGTTCGTCCGTCCCCCCTGGAGCCTCTCGCAATAGGGTGTATTTAACCGTGGCTGGGTCGAACGGAAGCTTGGAATTATTCTGCCTGAATGTCGCCGCATAG
- a CDS encoding hypothetical protein, conserved (encoded by transcript PVX_079960A; Apicoplast targeted protein. Curated by Stuart Ralph, Walter and Eliza Hall Institute of Medical Research, Australia.) — protein sequence MLLLSCLLFLSFGLKFIFAFKSSTPLLPSLFLNASLSLQVNGHNGVCKNKRNFSLYGVPKKKSSHRRTRRRKVAWMKKNPAKLYRTSSYDMDEIMRYTDRKLTAHYTTRDSWLNLPPTTLINDFFLFREIRS from the exons ATGTTACTCCTTAGCTGTTTACTCTTTTTATCATTTGGcctgaaatttattttcgcaTTTAAATCGAGTACCCCCCTACTGCCAAGTCTATTTTTAAACGCCTCACTGAGTTTGCAAGTCAATGGCCATAACGGCgtgtgcaaaaataaaaggaatttTTCCTTGTATGGAGTtccgaagaaaaaaagttcgCATCGAAGaacaagaagaaggaaagTCGCGTggatgaagaagaacccCGCCAAGTTGTACAGG ACTAGCTCCTACGACATGGATGAAATAATGCGGTACACTGACAGAAAACTGACGGCGCACTACACAACGAGAGATAGTTGGTTAAACCTCCCACCAACAACCCTAattaatgatttttttttgtttagaGAAATAAGAAGCTGA
- a CDS encoding RNA methyltransferase, putative (encoded by transcript PVX_079965A), with translation MCHPSGECSEVAPRECAPPHWISRNERGGSKTEVLHGESHVDGSPNGDNEYLRISKRSKMMKYIIRLRKKRNFRKKMNSFFVKESSTIANLARNNNLTFEVILSNSRSLLDHFKSKCSKLYYADSDTLNYIFRDSLKVNKGAKNDAVAVVKLPEPIPAKEPIRFLLAFDRIRYAYNLGKILNTAYSLGVDCLFYLHNTVDPFNHKVIEMTNGSHLQISYQFGSYVELRQFCEAHKLLPIVAHTNGVNPGHILKVTSEQEKKGVCLILGNESTGPHADVLSFAKPISLPMHEMTNSLNVSVAASILIHYLKCMA, from the exons ATGTGTCACCCATCTGGGGAATGTAGCGAAGTTGCGCCCAGAGAG TGCGCGCCCCCTCACTGGATAAGCCGCAACGAgcgggggggcagcaaaacGGAGGTGCTGCATGGAGAAAGCCATGTAGACGgatccccaaatggggacaACGAATATCTGCGCATTTCCAAAAGgtccaaaatgatgaagtACATAATAAggttaaggaaaaaaagaaatttccgaaaaaaaatgaactccttttttgtaaaagagTCCTCAACTATTGCAAATTTGGCGAGGAACAATAATCTCACATTTGAAGTTATTTTATCAAACAGCAGAAGTCTGCTGGACCATTTTAAAAGCAAATGCTCCAAACTGTATTATGCAGACAGCGACACgttaaattacatttttcgtGACTCCCTAAAAGTTAACAAAGGAGCGAAAAACGATGCTGTAGCTGTAGTGAAACTTCCAGAACCCATTCCAGCAAAAGAACCCATCAGATTTTTGCTAGCTTTTGATAGAATACGATATGCCTACAACTTGGGGAAAATATTAAACACGGCTTACTCCCTGGGTGTTGATTGTCTCTTTTATCTTCACAACACAGTGGACCCTTTCAACCACAAAGTTATCGAAATGACCAACGGATCGCATCTTCAAATTTCTTACCAATTCGGCTCATATGTAGAGCTAAGACAATTCTGTGAGGCACATAAGTTGCTTCCAATTGTGGCGCATACGAATGGAGTGAATCCAGGtcacattttaaaagtgaCAAGTGAACAAGAGAAGAAGGGAGTGTGTCTCATTTTGGGGAATGAATCCACCGGCCCGCACGCGGACGTGTTGAGCTTCGCAAAACC gATAAGCTTGCCCATGCACGAAATGACCAACTCTTTAAACGTTTCTGTGGCAGCAAgtattttaattcattacTTGAAATGCATGGCGTAG